From one Streptomyces sp. Q6 genomic stretch:
- a CDS encoding universal stress protein: protein MIRPVTVGLDGSPESLAAAEWAAREAARHTLPLNLVQVWAWQPHDVPAPQDPDTQRHWALRILREAERRLLDLHPRLTVATEQARGDTRELLVERAETSEMLVLGSGGHGAVAGFLLGSVGRQVLAHARAPVVLVRQHARSEAAYDDAEVVVGLSRPDRSAAPLLEFAFAEADARQSALRVVHAPSPPPHVRRDAAQGAGDALRGRAEKALLDLLAPWQDSHPQVPVTLTVELDGAAGVLLQAAADAGLVVVGRRLHRPALGPRIGPVTHAVLHHTAAPVAVVPQP, encoded by the coding sequence ATGATCCGCCCCGTCACCGTCGGCCTCGACGGTTCGCCCGAGAGTCTGGCCGCGGCCGAGTGGGCCGCCCGCGAGGCAGCCCGGCACACCCTGCCCCTGAACCTGGTGCAGGTCTGGGCCTGGCAGCCGCACGACGTGCCCGCCCCCCAGGACCCCGACACACAGCGGCACTGGGCGCTGCGGATCCTGCGCGAGGCGGAGCGACGCCTGCTCGACCTGCACCCGCGACTGACGGTCGCGACGGAACAAGCGCGCGGCGACACACGCGAGTTGCTGGTGGAGCGCGCGGAGACGTCCGAGATGCTGGTCCTCGGCTCCGGCGGGCACGGAGCGGTGGCCGGGTTCCTGCTCGGCTCCGTCGGCCGGCAGGTCCTCGCCCACGCGCGCGCTCCGGTCGTCCTGGTGCGGCAGCACGCCCGGTCGGAGGCCGCGTACGACGACGCCGAGGTCGTCGTCGGGCTGTCCCGTCCCGACCGGTCCGCGGCGCCGCTCCTGGAGTTCGCGTTCGCGGAGGCCGACGCCCGGCAGTCGGCTCTGCGCGTCGTGCACGCCCCGTCGCCGCCGCCGCATGTGCGCCGCGATGCCGCGCAGGGCGCGGGCGACGCGTTGCGGGGCCGCGCCGAGAAGGCGCTGCTCGATCTGCTGGCTCCGTGGCAGGACAGCCATCCGCAGGTCCCCGTCACGCTCACCGTCGAACTCGACGGCGCGGCCGGGGTGTTGCTCCAGGCGGCCGCCGACGCCGGGCTCGTCGTGGTGGGGCGCCGGCTGCACCGGCCGGCGCTCGGCCCGCGCATCGGTCCGGTGACCCACGCGGTTCTGCACCACACGGCGGCCCCCGTCGCCGTCGTCCCCCAGCCCTGA
- the ppdK gene encoding pyruvate, phosphate dikinase, with amino-acid sequence MVPYVYDFTEGGRSMAALLGGKGANLAEMARLGLPVPPGFIVTTQACRVFLTTGAEPPSLAGELADHLAALEASAGRSLGQPDDPLLLSVRSGARFSMPGMMETVLDVGLTDAGVAGLAKASGSDRFAWDSYRRLLQMFGSTVMGVDAELFERALARLKEFVGAPDDVSLSASDLAELVDTYKALIRDETGEEFPQDPAEQLRRAVRAVFASWNGERARVYRRRAHIPDDLGTAVTVQRMVFGNLGSASGSGVAFTRDPATGRPGAYGDYLPDAQGEDVVAGVRNTVPLAELERLDPNAYSHLMGHLRVLEQHYRDLCDVEFTIERGTLWMLQTRVGQRTAEAAFTIAAALADEGRIDVDEALTRVGGDGLARLMFPRFDASATGDPLARGVPASPGAAVGAAVFDSAEAARRAARGEKVVLVREETTPDDLPGMVAAQAVLTARGGKTSHAAVVARGMGKVCVCGAERLAVDVRGRRLVVGDTVVEEGAVLSVDGSEGAVYVGAVPLMDSTVMRYFETGERADGVVDAVAGALDQADRVRRLEVRANADTPEDAARARRFGAQGIGLCRTEHMFLGDRRQLVEAMILAHTDAERERALDALLPLQRADFVGILTAMDGLPVTIRLLDPPLHEFLPDHTELAVRVATAARPDPHDVALLDAVERMHESNPMLGLRGVRLGLVVPGLVAMQVRAVAEAVVECRRSGGHPRAEIMVPLIATVEELRLVREEVERVLAEVSASSGLTVDCPVGTMIELPRAALTAGGIAAEAEFFSFGTNDLTQTTWGFSRDDVEAAFFSAYLAKGVFPVSPFETIDRQGVGRLVESAVAEGRAARPDLTIGVCGEHGGNPESVRFFHDAGLDYVSCSPFRVPVARLEAGRAAIAAGDGPGAAV; translated from the coding sequence ATGGTCCCTTACGTGTACGACTTCACCGAGGGCGGCCGGTCCATGGCGGCCCTGCTCGGCGGCAAGGGCGCGAACCTCGCCGAGATGGCCCGCCTGGGCCTGCCGGTACCGCCCGGCTTCATCGTCACCACGCAGGCCTGCCGGGTCTTCCTCACCACCGGAGCCGAACCACCCTCCCTGGCGGGCGAGTTGGCCGATCATCTCGCCGCGCTGGAGGCGTCCGCCGGGCGCAGCCTCGGGCAGCCGGACGATCCGCTGCTGCTGTCCGTGCGCTCGGGCGCGCGGTTCTCCATGCCCGGCATGATGGAGACGGTCCTCGACGTGGGCCTGACCGACGCCGGTGTGGCGGGCCTCGCGAAGGCGTCCGGCAGCGACCGCTTCGCCTGGGACTCCTACCGCCGCCTCCTCCAGATGTTCGGCAGCACGGTGATGGGCGTCGACGCGGAGCTGTTCGAGCGGGCTCTCGCGCGGCTCAAGGAGTTCGTGGGCGCGCCGGACGACGTCTCCCTGAGCGCGTCCGACCTGGCCGAACTCGTCGACACGTACAAGGCGTTGATCCGCGACGAGACCGGAGAGGAGTTCCCGCAGGACCCGGCGGAGCAGCTGCGCCGCGCCGTACGCGCCGTGTTCGCCTCGTGGAACGGGGAGCGGGCCCGCGTCTACCGCCGCCGCGCGCACATCCCCGACGATCTGGGCACCGCCGTCACCGTGCAGCGCATGGTCTTCGGCAATCTCGGCTCCGCCTCCGGCAGCGGTGTCGCCTTCACCCGCGACCCGGCGACCGGGCGGCCGGGCGCGTACGGCGACTACTTGCCCGACGCCCAGGGCGAGGACGTCGTCGCGGGCGTCCGCAACACGGTCCCGCTGGCCGAGCTCGAACGCCTCGACCCGAACGCGTACAGCCACCTCATGGGCCATCTGCGGGTGTTGGAGCAGCACTACCGGGATCTGTGCGACGTCGAGTTCACCATCGAGCGGGGCACGCTGTGGATGTTGCAGACCCGTGTGGGGCAGCGCACCGCCGAGGCGGCGTTCACCATCGCCGCCGCACTGGCCGACGAGGGACGCATCGACGTGGACGAGGCGTTGACCCGGGTCGGCGGGGACGGTCTGGCGCGGCTGATGTTCCCGCGCTTCGACGCGTCGGCGACCGGCGATCCGCTGGCGCGCGGGGTCCCGGCGTCACCGGGGGCGGCCGTGGGCGCGGCGGTGTTCGACTCCGCCGAGGCCGCGCGGCGCGCCGCCCGGGGCGAGAAGGTGGTCCTGGTCCGCGAGGAGACCACCCCGGACGACCTGCCCGGCATGGTCGCGGCACAGGCCGTCCTGACCGCCCGCGGCGGCAAGACCAGCCACGCCGCGGTGGTCGCGCGCGGCATGGGCAAGGTGTGCGTGTGCGGCGCGGAGCGGCTCGCGGTGGATGTGCGCGGGCGGCGTCTCGTCGTGGGCGACACCGTCGTCGAGGAGGGCGCGGTGCTGTCGGTGGACGGTTCCGAAGGGGCCGTGTACGTCGGTGCGGTCCCGCTCATGGACTCGACGGTCATGCGGTACTTCGAGACCGGGGAACGCGCGGACGGTGTCGTCGACGCGGTGGCGGGCGCCCTCGACCAGGCCGACCGGGTCCGCCGGTTGGAGGTACGGGCCAACGCCGACACCCCCGAGGACGCGGCGCGGGCGCGGCGGTTCGGGGCACAGGGCATCGGGCTGTGCCGTACCGAGCACATGTTCCTCGGCGACCGGCGGCAGCTGGTCGAGGCGATGATCCTGGCGCACACGGACGCGGAGCGGGAGCGGGCCCTGGACGCACTGCTGCCGTTGCAGCGGGCGGACTTCGTGGGCATCCTCACGGCGATGGACGGCCTTCCGGTCACCATCAGGCTGCTCGACCCGCCGCTGCACGAGTTCCTGCCCGACCACACCGAACTGGCCGTGCGGGTCGCGACCGCCGCGCGCCCCGACCCGCACGACGTCGCCCTGCTCGACGCGGTGGAGCGCATGCACGAGAGCAATCCGATGCTGGGGCTGCGCGGGGTGCGGCTCGGCCTGGTCGTGCCGGGGCTGGTGGCGATGCAGGTACGGGCCGTCGCGGAAGCCGTCGTGGAGTGCCGGCGGTCCGGCGGGCACCCGCGGGCCGAGATCATGGTGCCGCTGATCGCCACGGTCGAGGAACTGCGCCTGGTGCGCGAGGAGGTGGAGCGGGTGCTCGCCGAGGTGTCCGCGTCCTCGGGCCTCACCGTCGACTGCCCGGTCGGCACGATGATCGAACTTCCCCGGGCGGCGCTCACCGCGGGCGGCATCGCGGCGGAGGCGGAGTTCTTCTCCTTCGGCACGAACGATCTGACGCAGACGACGTGGGGCTTCTCGCGGGACGACGTCGAGGCGGCGTTCTTCTCCGCGTACCTCGCCAAGGGCGTCTTCCCCGTCTCCCCGTTCGAGACGATCGACCGTCAGGGCGTCGGCCGGCTCGTCGAGTCGGCGGTCGCGGAGGGCCGTGCCGCCCGTCCCGACCTGACGATCGGGGTGTGCGGCGAGCACGGCGGCAACCCGGAGTCGGTCCGCTTCTTCCATGACGCGGGTCTCGACTACGTCTCCTGCTCCCCGTTCCGGGTGCCGGTGGCCCGGCTGGAGGCGGGCCGCGCGGCGATCGCGGCGGGCGACGGTCCGGGAGCGGCCGTGTGA
- a CDS encoding GAF domain-containing sensor histidine kinase: protein MGRVRDELGAEMDRDTEDASGPGSATSATPSFRLDVLLEELQDQVQRVRATQNRVHALLDAVLAIGSDLDLDVVLRRIVESATQVVDCRYGALGVVGEEGGIKQFITVGIDDETIARIGHYPEGEGILGLLIREPYTLRLPVLSDHPDSVGFPEGHPPMTTFLGTPVQVRGRIFGNLYLTEKSGGRPFDPEDEVVLRTLGAAAGVAIDNARLYDDARRRERWLAASSDLTRTLLSGADPTQVLHSFTATVRELSGADLVTLAVPVGDTGDLLVEAANGLDAERLLGLALPVGTSLAAKVFGSGETLVSGSLSDDARDEPAHAAGPRLGSAFLLPLGTRENVRGVLQVANRQGGPDFQQATIDMITGFAGHAGLALEIAEHRREAEQLLVLNDRDRIARDLHDLAIQRLFAGGLSLQSVLGRIADRPEAADRVRRVVEDLDDTIRVVRSTIYALRESDRVEAAGLRARLVAQAGRAAETLGFSPALRMSGLLDTSVTDDTAQQLLAVLREALSNVARHAHATSVDISAEVADGRLRLCVADDGRGMASATERRSGLANIRSRAESLGGSFSLSAGHPSGTVLEWSVPLTAGSR from the coding sequence ATGGGACGCGTCCGGGACGAGCTGGGGGCGGAAATGGACCGGGATACGGAAGATGCGTCGGGGCCCGGGTCCGCCACGTCGGCGACGCCCTCGTTCCGGCTCGATGTGCTCCTGGAGGAGCTTCAGGACCAGGTGCAGCGCGTGCGCGCCACCCAGAACCGGGTGCACGCGCTGCTCGACGCGGTGCTCGCGATCGGCAGCGACCTGGACCTCGACGTGGTGCTGCGCCGGATCGTGGAGTCCGCGACGCAGGTGGTCGACTGCCGCTACGGCGCCCTCGGGGTGGTCGGCGAGGAAGGCGGCATCAAGCAGTTCATCACCGTCGGCATCGACGACGAGACCATCGCCCGGATCGGCCACTACCCCGAGGGCGAGGGCATCCTGGGGCTGCTGATCCGTGAGCCGTACACCCTGCGGCTGCCCGTCCTGAGCGACCATCCGGACTCGGTGGGCTTCCCCGAGGGCCATCCGCCGATGACCACGTTCCTCGGCACCCCTGTCCAGGTCAGGGGCCGGATATTCGGCAACCTGTATCTGACGGAGAAGAGCGGGGGCCGGCCCTTCGACCCGGAGGACGAGGTCGTGCTCCGTACGCTCGGCGCCGCGGCGGGTGTCGCGATCGACAACGCACGCCTGTACGACGACGCCCGGCGCCGCGAGCGCTGGCTTGCGGCGAGCAGCGACCTGACCCGCACGCTGCTGTCGGGGGCCGACCCGACGCAGGTCCTGCACTCGTTCACGGCCACGGTCCGCGAGCTGTCAGGGGCGGATCTCGTGACGCTCGCGGTGCCGGTCGGCGACACCGGCGACCTCCTGGTGGAGGCGGCGAACGGACTGGACGCGGAGCGGCTGCTGGGCCTCGCGCTGCCGGTCGGCACGAGTCTGGCCGCGAAGGTGTTCGGCTCCGGCGAGACGCTCGTCAGCGGGTCCCTGAGCGACGACGCGCGGGACGAGCCGGCACACGCGGCGGGGCCGCGGCTCGGCTCGGCGTTCCTGTTGCCGCTCGGCACGCGTGAGAACGTCCGCGGGGTCCTCCAGGTCGCCAACCGGCAGGGCGGGCCGGACTTCCAGCAAGCCACCATCGACATGATCACCGGGTTCGCGGGCCATGCAGGGCTCGCCCTGGAGATCGCCGAACACCGCAGGGAGGCCGAGCAGTTGCTCGTCCTCAACGACCGCGACCGGATCGCGAGGGACCTGCACGACCTGGCCATCCAGCGGTTGTTCGCGGGCGGCCTGAGCCTTCAGTCGGTGCTCGGCCGGATCGCCGACCGGCCGGAGGCCGCCGACCGGGTGCGGCGCGTGGTGGAGGACCTGGACGACACGATCCGGGTGGTGCGCTCCACCATCTACGCGCTGCGCGAGAGCGACCGGGTGGAGGCGGCGGGGCTGCGCGCCCGGCTCGTCGCGCAGGCCGGCCGCGCGGCGGAGACGCTCGGGTTCTCCCCGGCGCTGCGGATGAGCGGTCTCCTCGACACCTCCGTCACCGACGACACGGCCCAGCAACTGCTCGCCGTGCTCCGCGAGGCCCTGTCGAACGTGGCACGGCACGCGCACGCCACCTCCGTGGACATCTCGGCCGAGGTGGCGGACGGCCGGCTGCGACTGTGCGTCGCCGACGACGGGCGCGGGATGGCGTCGGCGACGGAGCGCCGCAGCGGCCTGGCCAACATCCGCTCCCGCGCCGAGAGCCTCGGCGGCTCGTTCTCGCTGTCCGCGGGCCACCCGAGCGGCACGGTCCTGGAGTGGTCGGTGCCGCTGACGGCCGGCAGCCGGTGA
- a CDS encoding Acg family FMN-binding oxidoreductase — protein MNHGVLHAAELETWISAAVAAPSIHNTQPWTFRLDTDTAALEVRAAPERGLRAVDAAGRALHLSVGAAVFNLRIAVAHSGWLPVTRLLPSPDDPELLARVRLAPAVVRGFNGHRSDLYDVIWRRHSSRFPFSEHPVPADVRAELAEAAHASGAALTFPDPAERTVVLRVTAEAEQRNRSDALRGAESRRWVRRDGGAGTPGDGMPRSVLGPQDAREVVPMRDFTARRRPSALPARDFERAPAIAVLTTAHDRRADWLRAGQALEHVLLVATAHQLRSSLLHQAMEWPDLRRKVSAAPDHRGHAHMVVRFGYGPEGPVTPRRSPREVYEG, from the coding sequence ATGAACCACGGGGTGCTGCACGCGGCGGAGTTGGAGACGTGGATCTCCGCGGCCGTCGCCGCGCCGTCCATCCACAACACCCAGCCGTGGACCTTCCGCCTCGACACGGACACCGCCGCCCTGGAGGTGCGCGCCGCCCCCGAGCGCGGGCTGCGCGCGGTGGACGCGGCCGGGCGGGCCCTGCACCTGTCGGTGGGTGCCGCGGTCTTCAACCTCCGGATCGCGGTGGCCCATTCGGGCTGGCTGCCCGTGACCCGGCTGCTGCCGAGCCCGGACGACCCCGAGCTGCTCGCCCGGGTGCGGCTCGCCCCCGCCGTCGTACGCGGCTTCAACGGGCACCGGTCCGACCTGTACGACGTGATCTGGCGCCGGCACAGCAGCAGGTTCCCGTTCTCCGAACACCCCGTTCCCGCCGACGTACGGGCCGAACTCGCCGAAGCCGCCCACGCGAGCGGCGCCGCCCTCACCTTCCCGGACCCCGCCGAGCGCACCGTGGTGCTGCGCGTCACGGCGGAGGCCGAGCAGCGCAACCGGAGCGACGCCCTGCGCGGTGCGGAGAGCCGGCGGTGGGTCCGCCGGGACGGCGGCGCGGGAACGCCCGGGGACGGGATGCCGCGCTCGGTCCTCGGCCCGCAGGACGCCCGTGAGGTGGTGCCCATGCGGGACTTCACCGCGCGGCGCAGGCCGAGCGCGCTGCCCGCCAGGGACTTCGAACGCGCCCCCGCCATCGCCGTACTGACCACCGCGCACGACCGGCGCGCCGACTGGCTGCGCGCCGGACAGGCCCTGGAACACGTCCTCCTGGTGGCCACCGCGCACCAGCTGCGCTCCTCCCTGCTCCATCAGGCGATGGAGTGGCCGGACCTGCGCAGGAAGGTCAGCGCGGCGCCCGACCACCGGGGTCACGCGCACATGGTCGTGCGGTTCGGCTACGGGCCCGAGGGACCCGTCACACCGCGCCGCTCCCCGCGCGAGGTGTACGAGGGGTGA
- a CDS encoding isocitrate lyase/phosphoenolpyruvate mutase family protein, protein MTTTHQDAVRRFRALHTPARPLALANVWDVAGARLVEDAGAAAIATTSAGVAWSLGRPDGDALSREDAMAAVTRIAAAVTVPVTADIESGYGDDLAAVAGTVRQVVAAGAVGVNIEDGTRPPAELAARLTAARAAADAQGTDLFLNARVDTYLFGLGEERDRLKETLERALRYVDAGADGVFVPGVVDRDTIAALADGIPVPLNVMAGPGAPSVAELGALGVARVSLGAGVAQAAYAAARRAARDLLTTGRYDTLADGVDFTELNTLLTSGT, encoded by the coding sequence ATGACCACCACGCACCAGGACGCCGTACGCCGCTTCCGCGCCCTGCACACCCCTGCCCGGCCGCTCGCCCTCGCCAACGTCTGGGACGTCGCCGGTGCCCGGCTCGTCGAGGACGCGGGCGCCGCCGCGATCGCCACGACCAGCGCCGGCGTCGCCTGGTCGCTGGGCCGCCCGGACGGCGACGCGCTCAGCCGCGAAGACGCCATGGCGGCCGTCACCCGGATCGCCGCCGCCGTCACCGTGCCCGTCACCGCCGACATCGAGAGCGGCTACGGCGATGACCTCGCCGCCGTCGCCGGAACCGTACGGCAGGTCGTCGCCGCGGGCGCGGTCGGCGTCAACATCGAGGACGGCACCCGGCCCCCGGCCGAACTCGCCGCACGCCTGACCGCGGCGCGCGCGGCCGCCGACGCGCAGGGGACCGACCTCTTCCTCAACGCCCGCGTCGACACGTACCTGTTCGGCCTCGGCGAGGAGCGGGACCGGCTGAAGGAGACGCTGGAGCGGGCCCTGCGCTACGTCGACGCCGGCGCCGACGGCGTCTTCGTACCGGGTGTCGTCGACCGTGACACGATCGCGGCGCTGGCGGACGGCATTCCCGTACCCCTGAACGTCATGGCCGGACCGGGCGCCCCCTCCGTGGCGGAACTCGGCGCCCTCGGCGTCGCCCGCGTCAGCCTCGGGGCGGGCGTCGCCCAGGCCGCCTACGCCGCCGCCCGCCGGGCCGCCCGCGACCTCCTCACCACCGGCCGCTACGACACCCTCGCGGACGGCGTCGACTTCACGGAACTCAACACTCTTCTCACTTCCGGCACTTGA
- a CDS encoding peroxiredoxin encodes MSASPRIHVGSVVEDFTLPDETGTPTSLSSLLADGPVVVFFYPAAMTPGCTAEACHFRDLAAEFAAVGARPVGISSDPVDKQREFAGLHTLGFPLLSDPEGVVRERFGVARGFGPLPTKRATFVIGTDRRVREVVRSEFRMSAHADKALAALRTAPTD; translated from the coding sequence ATGAGCGCATCGCCCCGTATCCACGTCGGCTCGGTCGTCGAGGACTTCACGCTGCCCGACGAGACGGGTACGCCGACGAGCCTGTCGTCGCTGCTCGCCGACGGTCCGGTGGTGGTGTTCTTCTATCCGGCCGCGATGACCCCGGGCTGTACCGCCGAGGCGTGTCACTTCCGGGATCTGGCGGCCGAGTTCGCGGCGGTGGGCGCGCGGCCGGTGGGCATCAGCTCCGACCCGGTCGACAAGCAGCGGGAGTTCGCCGGACTGCACACGCTCGGGTTCCCGCTGCTGTCCGACCCGGAGGGCGTCGTCCGCGAACGGTTCGGTGTGGCACGGGGGTTCGGACCGCTGCCGACCAAGCGCGCCACCTTCGTCATCGGGACCGACCGGCGGGTGCGCGAGGTCGTGCGCAGCGAGTTCCGGATGAGCGCGCACGCGGACAAGGCGCTGGCCGCGCTGCGTACCGCCCCCACCGACTGA